The Gemmata palustris genome includes a region encoding these proteins:
- a CDS encoding PQQ-binding-like beta-propeller repeat protein: MRFRNALLLAVVALAPAPGARADDWPQWMGPKRDNVWRETGILEKFPKDGPKVLWRTPVAGGYAGPAVVGGKVFVADRVLAKGAANPADPFDTKAQVNSTERVLCLDAKTGKELWKHEYDCPYQISYPSGPRCTPTVHEGKVYALGAMGNLFCLEADTGKVLWARNFLKEYKTKPALWGYAAHPLIDGKKLITLVGGEGSHVVAFDKDTGKEIWKAGNLPEQGYSPVMITEAGGKRQMIVAGPKAVYSVNPETGAQYWSKPYSEDFGYAVMTPVRVGDHLFVAGYPAKNLLVKLAADKPEAEVVFNNKKKTALYPGSVQPFLLDGLLYGYDDSGMMFAVELPSGKRVWEDVGPVGGDKPKGSETAFMVKNGDRFFFFAETGHLVIGKLTPQGYEEIDRTKVIEQTGNAFGRKVVWCAPAFADKKMFVRNDKELICVDLAK; encoded by the coding sequence ATGCGATTCCGCAACGCGCTCCTGCTCGCGGTGGTGGCGCTCGCCCCGGCGCCGGGCGCCCGCGCCGACGACTGGCCCCAGTGGATGGGGCCGAAGCGCGACAACGTGTGGCGCGAGACCGGCATCTTGGAGAAGTTCCCGAAGGACGGGCCGAAGGTGCTCTGGCGCACCCCCGTGGCCGGCGGGTACGCGGGGCCGGCCGTCGTCGGCGGGAAGGTGTTCGTGGCCGACCGCGTGCTCGCGAAGGGCGCGGCGAACCCGGCCGACCCGTTCGACACGAAGGCCCAAGTGAACAGCACCGAGCGCGTGCTGTGCCTGGACGCCAAAACCGGCAAGGAACTGTGGAAGCACGAGTACGACTGCCCGTACCAGATCAGCTACCCGTCCGGCCCGCGCTGCACGCCCACGGTCCACGAGGGCAAGGTGTACGCGCTCGGCGCGATGGGCAACCTGTTCTGCCTCGAGGCCGATACCGGCAAGGTGCTCTGGGCGCGCAACTTCCTGAAGGAGTACAAGACCAAGCCCGCGCTGTGGGGGTACGCGGCGCACCCGCTCATCGACGGGAAGAAGCTCATCACCCTCGTCGGCGGCGAGGGGAGCCACGTCGTCGCGTTCGACAAGGACACGGGCAAGGAGATCTGGAAGGCCGGGAACCTGCCCGAGCAGGGGTACTCGCCGGTGATGATTACCGAGGCCGGCGGGAAGCGCCAGATGATCGTGGCCGGGCCGAAGGCCGTGTACTCGGTGAACCCGGAGACCGGCGCGCAGTACTGGTCGAAGCCGTACTCCGAGGACTTCGGGTACGCGGTGATGACCCCGGTGCGGGTCGGCGACCACCTGTTCGTCGCGGGGTACCCGGCCAAGAACCTGCTCGTGAAGCTGGCCGCCGACAAGCCCGAGGCGGAGGTGGTCTTCAACAATAAGAAGAAAACCGCGCTGTACCCCGGGAGCGTGCAGCCGTTCCTGCTCGACGGGCTCCTGTACGGCTACGACGACAGCGGGATGATGTTCGCCGTCGAGTTGCCCTCGGGCAAGCGCGTGTGGGAGGACGTGGGGCCGGTCGGCGGGGACAAGCCGAAGGGGTCGGAGACCGCGTTCATGGTGAAGAACGGCGACCGGTTCTTCTTCTTCGCCGAGACCGGGCACCTCGTGATCGGCAAGCTGACGCCGCAGGGGTACGAGGAGATCGACCGCACGAAAGTGATCGAGCAGACGGGCAACGCCTTCGGCCGCAAGGTCGTGTGGTGCGCCCCGGCGTTCGCGGACAAGAAGATGTTCGTCCGCAACGACAAGGAACTCATCTGCGTCGATCTGGCGAAGTGA
- a CDS encoding CotH kinase family protein encodes MRRPLLILALFALILGTANVPAVDTAPVPRTITERDAFFRKPQVHNIVLTVDKKEVDAINREPRKYAKVLVKEGATEYADVGFHLKGAAGSYRNFDDKPGLTLNMDKFVDAQRYHGMDKWHLANSAQDPSYLSELICGDLMRAAGVPAARVSHATVTINGRKCGMYYIKEGYDRQFLQSNFGNGNGNFYDGGFLRDIDQPLDLISGKGDVADRADLKALVAATREGNEKKRFEKLEKLLDLDKFISYVVIEMLTSDWDGYPSKCNNYRIYHHPKTNKITFIPSGMDQMYGDTNWPILPDWGGSVARALMQTKEGKKRYVARLREIMANVYKPDALIARLDELEAVVHPALKAVDAGAGNDYKNQVNRLRDAIRERAKNVNAQIKQLPVEK; translated from the coding sequence GTGAGACGACCCCTTCTGATATTGGCCCTGTTCGCCCTCATACTCGGGACCGCCAACGTGCCCGCGGTGGATACCGCGCCGGTCCCGCGCACGATCACCGAGCGCGACGCCTTCTTCCGCAAGCCCCAGGTTCACAACATCGTCCTGACGGTGGACAAGAAGGAGGTCGACGCGATCAACCGCGAGCCGCGCAAGTACGCGAAGGTGCTGGTGAAGGAGGGCGCCACCGAGTACGCCGACGTGGGGTTCCACCTGAAGGGCGCGGCCGGGAGTTATCGCAACTTCGACGACAAGCCGGGCCTGACGCTGAACATGGACAAGTTCGTCGACGCCCAGCGGTACCACGGGATGGACAAGTGGCACCTCGCGAACTCGGCCCAGGACCCGAGCTACCTCTCCGAACTGATTTGCGGCGATCTGATGCGGGCCGCGGGCGTGCCGGCCGCGCGCGTGAGCCACGCCACGGTCACGATCAACGGGCGCAAGTGCGGGATGTACTACATCAAAGAGGGCTACGACCGGCAGTTCCTCCAGAGCAACTTCGGGAACGGCAACGGGAACTTCTACGACGGCGGGTTCCTGCGCGACATCGACCAGCCCCTCGACCTGATTTCGGGCAAGGGCGACGTGGCCGACCGCGCGGACCTGAAGGCGCTCGTGGCCGCGACCCGCGAGGGGAACGAGAAGAAGCGGTTCGAGAAACTGGAGAAACTCCTCGACCTCGACAAGTTCATCAGCTACGTCGTGATCGAGATGCTCACCTCCGACTGGGACGGGTACCCGTCGAAGTGCAACAACTACCGCATCTACCACCACCCGAAGACGAACAAGATCACGTTCATCCCGTCGGGGATGGATCAGATGTACGGCGACACGAACTGGCCGATCCTGCCGGACTGGGGCGGGAGCGTGGCCCGCGCGCTGATGCAGACGAAGGAGGGGAAGAAGCGGTACGTGGCCCGGCTCCGCGAGATCATGGCGAACGTGTACAAGCCGGACGCGCTGATCGCGCGGCTCGACGAACTGGAGGCCGTGGTTCACCCGGCGCTCAAGGCGGTCGACGCCGGGGCCGGGAACGATTACAAGAACCAGGTCAACCGGCTCCGCGACGCGATCCGGGAGCGCGCGAAGAACGTGAACGCGCAGATCAAGCAGTTGCCCGTCGAGAAGTAA